A single region of the Pseudomonas sp. PDM14 genome encodes:
- a CDS encoding TusE/DsrC/DsvC family sulfur relay protein, translated as MKLIVDERSIELDKDGYLVELTDWSPATAEALAAAEQLPLSAEHWEIIELLRAFYTEFQLSPATRPLIKYAALKLGPDKGNSAHLNRLFNGTPAKLAAKLAGLPKPTNCL; from the coding sequence ATGAAACTGATCGTCGACGAACGCAGCATCGAACTGGACAAGGACGGTTACCTGGTGGAGTTGACCGACTGGTCGCCCGCGACCGCCGAAGCCCTGGCCGCCGCCGAGCAGTTGCCGCTCAGCGCCGAGCACTGGGAGATCATCGAGCTGCTGCGAGCTTTCTACACCGAGTTCCAACTGTCGCCAGCCACGCGCCCACTGATCAAGTACGCAGCCCTGAAACTTGGCCCGGACAAGGGCAATAGCGCGCACCTCAACCGCCTGTTCAACGGCACCCCGGCGAAACTGGCGGCCAAGCTCGCCGGCCTGCCGAAACCGACCAATTGCCTCTGA
- the tusB gene encoding sulfurtransferase complex subunit TusB, translated as MATLHMLSHSPFSDSRFASCLRLLGPQDALLLTGDAAYALQPETVQLQALQLMPAGIELYVLEEDLHARNLAAPKRAQVVDYPAFVELCARYAKVNSWL; from the coding sequence ATGGCCACCCTGCACATGCTTTCCCACTCGCCCTTCAGCGACAGCCGCTTCGCCAGCTGCCTGCGCCTGCTCGGCCCGCAAGACGCCTTGCTGCTGACCGGCGATGCCGCCTACGCTCTGCAACCAGAGACCGTGCAACTACAGGCCCTGCAACTGATGCCCGCAGGAATCGAGCTGTACGTGCTCGAAGAAGACCTGCACGCGCGTAATCTCGCCGCGCCCAAGCGTGCTCAGGTGGTCGACTACCCGGCATTCGTCGAACTCTGCGCACGCTATGCCAAGGTCAACAGCTGGCTATGA
- the tusC gene encoding sulfurtransferase complex subunit TusC, with the protein MSKSLLIITRQAPWAGPSAREALDIVLAGGAFDLPLGMLFLDDGVFQLQPQQQPAALQQKDLGANLQALPLFGIEALYASQRSLDERGLHGQSLAMPVECLDDAALTLLIDHYDQVITL; encoded by the coding sequence ATGAGCAAATCCCTGCTGATCATCACCCGCCAGGCACCGTGGGCCGGACCGTCCGCACGCGAAGCACTGGACATCGTACTGGCCGGCGGCGCCTTCGATCTGCCACTGGGCATGTTGTTTCTCGACGACGGCGTATTCCAGCTGCAACCCCAGCAACAGCCCGCCGCCTTGCAGCAGAAAGATCTGGGCGCCAACCTGCAGGCGCTGCCGCTGTTCGGAATCGAAGCGCTGTATGCCTCGCAGCGCAGCCTCGACGAGCGCGGCCTGCACGGCCAGTCGCTGGCCATGCCGGTGGAGTGCCTGGATGACGCCGCACTGACCCTGCTTATCGACCATTACGACCAGGTGATCACCCTCTGA
- the tusD gene encoding sulfurtransferase complex subunit TusD yields MKFAIALFAPAHSPASRRALRFAQAVLAGQHEIVRLFFYQDGVHSASANTVFAQDEPDIPSEWRAFVEQHQLDAVVCIAAALRRGVLNEEEAQRYQKPAANLGAPWDLSGLGQLHEANQVADRLICFGGQ; encoded by the coding sequence ATGAAGTTCGCCATCGCCCTGTTCGCTCCGGCCCATTCCCCTGCCTCACGCCGTGCTCTGCGCTTTGCTCAGGCCGTACTGGCCGGCCAGCATGAGATCGTGCGCCTGTTCTTCTATCAGGATGGCGTGCACAGCGCCTCGGCCAACACCGTGTTCGCTCAGGACGAGCCGGATATTCCCAGCGAATGGCGGGCCTTCGTCGAGCAGCACCAGCTGGATGCTGTTGTCTGCATCGCAGCCGCCCTGCGCCGCGGGGTATTGAATGAAGAAGAGGCGCAGCGCTACCAGAAGCCCGCGGCCAACCTGGGCGCACCCTGGGATCTATCCGGTCTCGGCCAGCTGCATGAAGCCAACCAGGTAGCGGATCGGCTGATCTGCTTCGGAGGCCAGTGA
- a CDS encoding Bax inhibitor-1/YccA family protein, producing MHEQDYALNHAQVEQREVSQVLRNTYGLLALTLAFSGLVAFVSQQMNLPYPHFFVVLAGFFGLFFLTMKLRNSAWGLLSTFALTGFMGYTLGPILNLYLGMGNGAEVIGSAFAMTALVFFGLSAYVLTTRKDMNFLSGFITVGCLVLLGAMIAGFFFQISGLQLAISAGFVLLSSAMILFQTSAIIHGGERNYIMATISLYVSIYNLFISLLQIFGIMGSDD from the coding sequence ATGCACGAACAAGATTACGCGCTTAACCACGCGCAGGTCGAACAACGCGAAGTCAGCCAGGTGCTGCGCAACACGTATGGCCTGCTCGCCCTGACCCTGGCCTTCAGCGGCCTGGTCGCTTTCGTCTCGCAGCAGATGAACCTCCCCTACCCGCATTTCTTCGTGGTGCTGGCCGGGTTCTTCGGCCTGTTCTTCCTCACCATGAAGCTGCGCAACTCCGCCTGGGGCCTGCTCTCCACCTTCGCTCTGACCGGCTTCATGGGCTATACACTGGGCCCGATTCTCAACCTCTACTTGGGCATGGGTAACGGCGCCGAGGTGATTGGCTCGGCATTCGCCATGACCGCCTTGGTGTTCTTCGGTCTCTCAGCCTATGTGCTGACCACTCGCAAAGACATGAACTTCCTCTCCGGGTTTATTACCGTAGGCTGCCTCGTTCTGCTCGGTGCGATGATCGCAGGCTTCTTCTTCCAGATCAGCGGCCTGCAACTGGCCATCAGTGCCGGTTTCGTGCTGCTGTCCTCCGCAATGATTCTGTTCCAGACCAGCGCGATCATTCACGGCGGCGAACGCAACTACATCATGGCGACCATCAGCCTCTATGTATCGATCTACAACCTGTTCATCAGCCTGCTGCAGATCTTCGGCATCATGGGCAGCGACGACTGA
- a CDS encoding Arm DNA-binding domain-containing protein produces the protein MAEGVEVRGNRVRVYFRFEGELCREAIAGDATPANIANAERLAGIINYEIKNGTFSYARHFPDSPRIKTNTLGHYIDLWLDIKRNHLAASGFRGYLSRVENHIRPRWGNHQADQIDHLDLQSWVQLELMPKLHNKTVREIVSNMRQIFRLYRTRNKTAHDPTDGIVITLPDSDDPDPFTRAEIAQILSTESDRTQELNMVEFMMWTGPRISEAMALAWEDVDLEAGTVIFRRARVRSQYKVTKTRRSTRKVTLLAPSLRALKAQVKHTKNLPPVEIEITDRDNRTKKVQKVRFVFHNTASGEAYSTSDTLRNGWWKAHLKKAGIRPRGPNQCRHTFASQMLTSGIATPEWIADQMGHTSTAMIFKHYATWISKDGPDFVGLLNQALKLS, from the coding sequence ATGGCAGAGGGTGTAGAAGTACGCGGCAACCGCGTGCGCGTGTATTTCCGGTTCGAGGGTGAGCTATGCCGGGAGGCGATCGCCGGTGACGCAACGCCGGCGAACATCGCCAACGCCGAGCGACTGGCCGGCATCATCAATTACGAAATCAAGAACGGCACCTTCAGCTACGCGCGCCACTTCCCCGACTCCCCGCGGATCAAGACCAACACCCTGGGGCACTACATCGACCTCTGGCTCGACATCAAGCGCAACCACCTGGCGGCCAGCGGCTTCCGTGGTTACCTGAGCCGGGTGGAAAACCACATCCGCCCGCGCTGGGGTAACCACCAGGCCGACCAGATCGACCACCTGGACCTGCAGAGCTGGGTGCAGCTGGAGCTGATGCCCAAGCTGCACAACAAGACCGTGCGCGAGATCGTCAGCAACATGCGGCAGATCTTCCGCCTCTATCGCACCCGCAACAAAACCGCGCACGACCCTACCGACGGCATCGTCATCACCCTGCCCGACTCCGACGACCCGGACCCGTTCACCCGCGCCGAGATCGCGCAGATCCTCAGCACGGAAAGCGATCGCACTCAGGAGCTGAACATGGTCGAGTTCATGATGTGGACCGGGCCGCGCATCAGCGAGGCAATGGCGCTGGCCTGGGAGGATGTCGACCTCGAGGCCGGCACGGTGATATTCCGCCGGGCGCGGGTGCGCAGTCAGTACAAGGTGACGAAGACCAGACGCTCCACACGCAAGGTCACGCTGCTGGCCCCATCCCTACGGGCGCTGAAAGCCCAGGTGAAGCACACCAAAAACCTGCCACCCGTCGAAATCGAAATTACCGATCGGGACAACCGAACGAAGAAGGTGCAGAAGGTGCGCTTCGTGTTCCACAACACGGCCAGCGGCGAGGCGTATTCGACCTCAGACACGCTGCGCAACGGCTGGTGGAAAGCTCATCTGAAGAAAGCAGGCATCCGGCCGCGCGGACCGAACCAGTGCCGACACACCTTTGCCAGCCAGATGCTGACCAGCGGGATTGCGACACCAGAGTGGATTGCAGACCAGATGGGGCACACGTCGACGGCGATGATCTTCAAGCACTACGCGACGTGGATCAGTAAGGACGGCCCGGACTTCGTGGGCCTGCTGAATCAGGCGCTAAAACTGTCCTGA
- a CDS encoding phosphoadenosine phosphosulfate reductase family protein: MMSSLRQGDIFSSGAQRLQMTESIELTIQSLQAYGADHDHWGVAWSGGKDSSATLTLLIWLIDTGRIKPPKSLTVFYADTRLELLPLANAAKQIMDELEERGIHVEVVTAPMDKRFMVYILGRGVPPPNNNTLRWCTRQIKIDPMTQALEQRLAELEGNVLMITGVRQGESAIRDKRIEMSCGKDGAECGQGWYQKVLPEAKGLKGRLGTLAPLLHWRVCHVWEWLKHWAPLVEYGDWSTATIADAYGGDEAEEINARTGCTACPLASEDKALDTILLNPAWAYLAPLKRIRALWRELREPQHRLRKAGIERLKDGSIAANPQRMGPILLESRLMALERLLGIQAEINEAAQRLGRPLVDLINTEEEARIRELIATETWPDGWDGDEPIATTPLDKVYADGSVQPLLFLESQS; this comes from the coding sequence ATGATGAGTTCGCTCCGCCAAGGCGACATCTTCTCCTCCGGCGCCCAGCGCCTGCAGATGACCGAGAGCATCGAGCTGACGATCCAGTCCCTGCAGGCCTACGGCGCCGATCACGACCATTGGGGAGTGGCGTGGTCGGGCGGTAAGGACTCCAGCGCCACTCTTACCCTGCTCATCTGGCTGATCGACACCGGCCGCATCAAACCGCCTAAGTCCCTCACTGTTTTCTATGCCGACACGCGGCTGGAGCTGCTGCCCCTGGCCAATGCGGCCAAGCAGATCATGGACGAGCTGGAAGAGCGCGGAATCCACGTCGAGGTTGTCACCGCGCCCATGGACAAGCGCTTCATGGTCTACATCCTTGGCCGTGGCGTGCCTCCACCGAACAACAACACGCTGCGCTGGTGCACCCGCCAGATCAAGATTGACCCAATGACCCAGGCCTTAGAGCAACGCCTTGCCGAACTGGAAGGCAATGTCCTGATGATCACCGGTGTGCGACAGGGCGAAAGCGCGATCCGCGACAAACGGATCGAGATGAGCTGCGGCAAGGATGGTGCCGAGTGTGGCCAGGGCTGGTACCAGAAGGTGCTGCCCGAGGCTAAGGGCCTGAAAGGTCGGCTCGGTACTCTGGCACCGCTGCTGCACTGGCGCGTCTGCCACGTTTGGGAATGGCTCAAGCACTGGGCGCCGTTGGTGGAGTACGGCGACTGGTCGACTGCCACCATTGCCGACGCTTACGGCGGCGACGAAGCCGAGGAAATCAACGCCCGTACCGGTTGCACCGCCTGCCCGCTTGCCAGCGAAGACAAAGCGCTCGACACCATCCTGCTCAATCCGGCCTGGGCCTACCTCGCCCCGCTCAAGCGCATCAGGGCCTTGTGGCGCGAGCTGCGCGAGCCACAGCACCGCCTGCGCAAAGCCGGCATCGAGCGCCTGAAGGACGGCAGCATTGCTGCCAACCCGCAGCGCATGGGGCCGATTCTGCTGGAGTCGCGTCTCATGGCCCTGGAGCGCCTGCTCGGCATCCAGGCCGAAATCAACGAGGCAGCGCAGCGCCTCGGCCGGCCGCTGGTGGATCTGATCAACACCGAGGAAGAGGCCCGCATCCGCGAGCTGATCGCTACCGAAACCTGGCCAGACGGCTGGGACGGCGACGAGCCTATCGCCACCACCCCGCTCGATAAGGTCTATGCGGATGGTTCTGTGCAGCCGCTGCTGTTCCTGGAGTCCCAGTCATGA
- a CDS encoding toprim domain-containing protein: MHDQLRSDVLQRLEFDYGLKHRTGTDYMRGGVCPSCNKKELFTSHKKPWVIRCGRESKCGKNWHVKELYDDLFDDWSDRAPATEQQPNASARAYLEFARGFRLELLEGEYTQENYFSRDLNIGSATVRFPLAKGGYWERLIDRPHRFGKQKARFQPGASYRGVWWSPKGQDLLAAKEVWIVEGIFDAIALMHHDITAVSAMSSNAFPEESLRELARQRGGKLPRLVWALDNEPGAHKYTRRWVRQARELGYFCEVAQIPQRDGRKVDWNDLHQRWQFLDEDKRADRIDADLREARHHGALLIAESASEKALLMYQWREREEFHFGFDSRLYWWKLDIEKFNKAVQALESSDQQEEKLLDKRAMREKALRMSGCVVEIANCYPEALYFQRNEVTDESWYYFRVDFPHDGMSVKNTFTGGQVAAASEFKKRMLGMAAGAVFTGSGQQLDKILKDQLYGIKTVETIDYVGYSKEYGCYVYGDVAIRAGAVSEVNEEDYFEFGKLRLKSLQKGVTIRLQRDVKEYSDDWLPLLWTCFGAQGVVALVFWFGSLFCEQIRARFQSFPFLEATGEAGAGKTTLLNLLWKLLGREGYEGFDPMKSTKAGRSRLMGQVSGMPVVFLEADRHGDDKAHAKTFEWDELKDFFGGGTLATKGVKTAGNETYEPPFRGTIAISQNAAVVAHEAIMTRICKLHFVRPTVTPESRAAADKLNALDGRKLSHFLLKAVRQESAVLDLFAQRMPEHESRLRRLHTHCIQCGTEYPGNVDSSACKACGNDLRGYLRVERISKNHAQMLALLDCIRLMVPLSDAQVSATQRQIVRMAIERQGSISADHAAVAEFWEVYDYLEGLDADGPVVNHSKKPDLIAINLNEFAERAAEHRQKLAEVSVLRDLLKESRSRKFIESNRTVDSAVRAYQATRHNSTVSKSPSVKCWVFKA; the protein is encoded by the coding sequence TACGGCCTCAAGCACCGCACCGGCACCGATTACATGCGCGGCGGTGTGTGCCCGAGCTGCAACAAGAAAGAGCTGTTCACCAGCCACAAAAAGCCCTGGGTCATACGCTGCGGCCGCGAGAGCAAATGCGGCAAGAACTGGCACGTGAAAGAGCTGTACGACGACCTGTTCGACGACTGGAGCGACCGCGCACCGGCCACCGAGCAGCAACCCAACGCCAGCGCCCGTGCCTACCTGGAATTCGCCCGCGGCTTCCGCCTGGAACTGCTGGAGGGCGAATACACCCAGGAGAACTACTTTTCCCGCGACCTGAACATCGGCAGCGCCACGGTGCGCTTCCCGCTGGCCAAGGGCGGGTACTGGGAACGCCTGATCGACCGCCCCCACCGCTTCGGCAAGCAAAAGGCGCGCTTCCAGCCAGGCGCCAGCTACCGCGGTGTGTGGTGGAGCCCGAAGGGGCAGGATCTGCTAGCGGCCAAGGAGGTGTGGATTGTCGAGGGCATCTTCGACGCCATCGCCCTGATGCACCACGACATCACCGCCGTATCGGCGATGAGTTCCAACGCCTTCCCCGAGGAATCCTTGCGCGAGCTGGCCCGCCAGCGCGGCGGCAAGTTGCCCCGCCTGGTGTGGGCACTGGACAACGAGCCCGGCGCGCACAAGTACACCCGCCGCTGGGTGCGCCAGGCCCGCGAGCTCGGCTACTTCTGCGAGGTGGCGCAGATCCCCCAGCGCGACGGCCGCAAGGTCGATTGGAACGATCTGCACCAGCGCTGGCAGTTCCTCGACGAGGACAAGCGCGCAGACCGCATCGACGCCGACCTACGCGAGGCCCGCCACCACGGCGCCCTGCTCATCGCCGAAAGCGCCTCGGAAAAAGCCCTGCTCATGTACCAATGGCGCGAGCGGGAAGAGTTCCACTTCGGCTTCGACAGCCGCCTGTACTGGTGGAAGCTCGACATCGAGAAATTCAACAAGGCCGTGCAGGCCCTGGAGTCCAGCGACCAGCAGGAAGAGAAGCTGCTCGACAAGCGCGCCATGCGCGAGAAGGCGTTGCGCATGTCGGGCTGCGTGGTGGAAATCGCCAACTGCTACCCCGAGGCCCTGTACTTCCAGCGAAACGAGGTGACGGACGAGTCCTGGTACTACTTCCGTGTCGACTTCCCCCACGACGGCATGTCGGTGAAGAACACCTTCACCGGTGGCCAGGTGGCCGCGGCGAGCGAGTTCAAGAAACGCATGCTCGGCATGGCCGCCGGCGCCGTGTTCACCGGCAGCGGCCAGCAGCTCGACAAAATCCTCAAGGACCAGCTCTACGGCATCAAGACGGTCGAAACCATCGACTACGTGGGCTACAGCAAGGAATACGGCTGCTACGTCTACGGCGACGTGGCCATCCGCGCCGGCGCGGTGAGCGAGGTCAACGAAGAGGACTACTTCGAGTTCGGCAAACTGCGCCTCAAAAGCCTGCAGAAGGGCGTAACCATCCGCCTGCAGCGTGACGTAAAGGAATACAGCGACGACTGGCTGCCGCTGCTCTGGACGTGCTTCGGCGCCCAGGGCGTGGTGGCGCTGGTGTTCTGGTTCGGCTCGCTGTTCTGCGAGCAGATCCGCGCCCGCTTCCAGTCCTTCCCCTTCCTGGAGGCCACCGGCGAGGCCGGAGCCGGCAAAACCACCCTGCTCAACCTGCTGTGGAAGCTGCTCGGCCGCGAGGGCTACGAGGGCTTCGACCCGATGAAGTCCACCAAGGCCGGCCGCAGCCGCCTGATGGGCCAGGTGTCGGGCATGCCGGTGGTGTTCCTCGAGGCGGACCGCCACGGCGATGACAAGGCCCATGCAAAAACCTTCGAGTGGGACGAGCTGAAGGACTTCTTCGGCGGCGGTACGCTGGCCACCAAGGGCGTGAAAACGGCGGGCAACGAAACCTACGAGCCACCGTTCCGCGGCACCATTGCCATTAGCCAGAACGCGGCCGTGGTAGCGCATGAGGCCATCATGACGCGCATCTGCAAGCTGCACTTCGTGCGCCCCACCGTTACCCCGGAAAGCCGCGCCGCGGCGGACAAGCTCAACGCCCTGGACGGCCGCAAGCTCAGCCACTTCCTGCTCAAGGCGGTGCGCCAGGAATCCGCGGTGCTGGACCTGTTCGCCCAGCGCATGCCCGAGCACGAAAGCCGCCTGCGGCGCCTGCACACGCATTGCATTCAGTGCGGCACCGAGTACCCCGGCAACGTCGACAGCAGCGCCTGCAAGGCCTGCGGCAACGACCTGCGCGGCTACCTGCGCGTAGAGCGCATCAGCAAGAACCATGCGCAGATGCTCGCCCTGCTCGACTGCATCCGCCTGATGGTTCCGCTCAGCGACGCACAAGTCAGCGCCACCCAACGCCAGATCGTGCGCATGGCCATCGAGCGCCAGGGCTCCATCAGCGCCGACCACGCCGCCGTGGCGGAATTCTGGGAGGTGTACGACTACCTCGAAGGCCTGGACGCCGACGGCCCGGTGGTCAACCACAGCAAAAAGCCCGACCTCATCGCCATCAACCTCAACGAGTTCGCCGAGCGCGCCGCCGAGCACCGCCAGAAGCTGGCCGAGGTCAGCGTGCTGCGTGACCTGCTCAAGGAATCGCGCAGCCGCAAGTTCATCGAATCCAACCGCACCGTCGACAGCGCCGTTCGCGCGTACCAGGCCACGCGGCACAACAGCACAGTCAGCAAGTCACCTTCGGTGAAGTGCTGGGTGTTCAAGGCGTAG